One window of the Rhipicephalus sanguineus isolate Rsan-2018 chromosome 2, BIME_Rsan_1.4, whole genome shotgun sequence genome contains the following:
- the LOC119381852 gene encoding protein aurora borealis, which yields MTELTQSFLRSSTSSSDSSTDGQEVGFLFGEPESPRDGNSAMASKEPQTRRGICRSSGSSNSICSNNKYNRINPFDVEAEQLSQRLCSPSMFRFRSPEALASSRSFRWSIEQMAVLFPVNIDEEELSSLQPEDRCDPFEERLQQTIDQFFSSQEIVPSPLEPPWRVRSPTPAFVGENSGIQPGRELHAATVWSQTTFSISHEVDLCTILEDHYTFHAAQNEQAAREGITGCRFVTCRLFCSVIEEEPTNESRSCQPLRLLTGNSREGLSQ from the coding sequence ATGACTGAATTGACCCAGTCTTTCCTgcgcagcagcaccagcagcagtgATTCTAGCACCGACGGTCAAGAGGTTGGTTTCTTATTCGGCGAGCCCGAATCCCCTCGCGATGGGAACAGCGCAATGGCGAGTAAGGAGCCGCAGACTAGACGCGGCATCTgtcgcagcagcggcagcagcaacagcatctgCAGCAACAACAAATACAACAGAATAAACCCCTTCGATGTGGAAGCAGAACAGCTCAGTCAACGACTCTGCTCACCATCGATGTTTCGATTCAGAAGCCCAGAAGCGCTAGCATCGTCACGCTCGTTCAGGTGGTCAATCGAGCAGATGGCCGTCCTGTTTCCGGTTAACATTGATGAAGAAGAGCTAAGTTCTCTCCAGCCAGAAGATCGCTGCGACCCGTTTGAGGAGCGCTTGCAGCAGACCATCGACCAGTTCTTCTCATCCCAGGAAATCGTCCCGTCGCCATTGGAGCCTCCATGGAGGGTCAGGAGCCCTACTCCGGCCTTCGTTGGTGAGAACAGTGGCATACAACCGGGACGAGAGCTCCACGCAGCCACAGTGTGGAGCCAGACGACATTTTCAATATCCCATGAAGTCGACCTCTGCACAATATTGGAGGACCACTACACATTCCATGCGGCTCAAAACGAACAAGCAGCCCGTGAAGGAATCACTGGCTGCAGATTCGTGACGTGCAGGCTGTTCTGCAGCGTCATCGAAGAAGAGCCAACTAACGAGAGTCGGAGCTGCCAACCGCTAAGACTACTGACCGGCAACTCCAGGGAAGGGCTATCTCAATGA